A stretch of DNA from Penaeus monodon isolate SGIC_2016 chromosome 20, NSTDA_Pmon_1, whole genome shotgun sequence:
AAAATCCGTGCAGAAGCGAATTCCACCATCAGCCCTGGGTACTAGTATACATGGGGAACTCCAGGCACTCACAGGTCTCAATGATTCCGTTTTCCAACAGATACCGAGTCTCATCCTTCATCTGCTTACATTTTGTGGGATTTACACTATATGGATGTTGCCATTATCATCGATATCAATGTCATGATGCATTAAACTCGTACGACCCGGAACAtcagaaaatagacaagaaaaatccAAGAGTAGAAGAGTCTAGATGAACAAATTTATTCTCTAGATTATTAAGAATATCAGAATTAATTAATCTAGAGTGAGGCACATCAACAAGGGGATCTTCATCTTTCTCAATCACATTCGTCACATCATTTAGCATGACTGCATGTCCTTGCATTTATCTACAGGCAGGTCATTGCGTTCTACACATTTCTTTATTTGATTTACATGACAAAGCCGTGACTGTTTACGCTTACCGGGAGTCTGAATTACATAATTAAGGTCACTTAGCTTTTTCTCTACAATACATGGTCCAAAATAACAAGCCTTCAGTGACTGCCAAGGGACGGGTAGGAAGACCATTACTTTTTCTCCTGGTGAAAAAGATCGTGACTGAGCACCGCTGTCGTACCACGCCTTCATCCGTCTCTGGGCCTCATTAAGGTTCGCTCTTGCCAGTTCACATACTCTTTGGAGTTTCAAACGAAAGTCCATTACATGGTTTAATATATCAGACCTGTCATCATTATCTAGCCATTTCATTTTTAACATCTTTAGTGGGCCTCTCACCTCATGCCCGAACACAAGCTCAAATGGGCTAAACCCCAGTGTATCCTGCACACATTCTCTAGCAGCAAACAATAAGAGTGGAACCATTTCATCCCACTGCTCGTCCGTCTCATGGCAGTAAATGTGTACCATATTTTTCAATGTTTGGTGGAATCTCTCCAACGCACCCTGCGACCCTGGGTGATTCGTGCTTGACAACTGATGCTGTATGCTCATCCGTTGCATGGCTGCCTGGAATGCCTTAGAGAGGAAGTTACTGCCTTGATCAGACTGGATCACCTGCGGTAACCCGTATGTACAGAAGAATTTAGTGAGTTCTTTGATTATGGTCTTGCTACTAATATTGCATAAAAGGAATCACCTCAGGTTATCGGGTGGAAGAAAACATGATAGTGAGGAGATAATTATTACCGGACTTCGTTTTGGGGAGCGGGCCAACACAGTCTATAATTACGTGGCTAAAAGGTTCAGAGATCGCAGGAAGCGGATACAAGGGCGCTACAAGGATCTTCTGGTTAGGTGATGTCATGTGACGAGGCCTCCACACTCTCATCAAGACGCCACCTTTCTTATAGTAACCTGCCGGTATATCCGACACATCATTTTCCGATCCAGCTAATTCAGCAATCTTATACAGTTCTGCATCCCCTTTTACTGATCTTAAGCCTCCCTTTATCACGGGGGAACCCATTCTTTCCACCGCATCAGTCTCGGGGTTTACACAGTAATTCTTCGTCACTCTCCTCATTTCAAAACCCATCCCGGCCTTTTTAATAAAAGCCCCGACTGCACGAGCTCCCGTGGGGGGGTCGTTTCCGACACGCCCAACCCCCCGCAGGGCTCTCGTACCGCACAAGCGGAACACCCCCTGTcgtatctgtttttttccccgtcaTTTGTACTTAAATTGCTACtttgtttggggtttaaaaaatccctttcccctttaaaaagtcaTTTCCCAATATAAATGATACAATTCTATGGGTATTTTAGGCCCCACTCCCCATTTACATCTTTATCAAGAAATGAGATTTGAGATAAACCCTTATACAAGGGAGCAACAGATCCCCCGCACTAAAAACCCCGGCTATGCCGGGACATTCGTCCGAAGTTTTCCCCCGCTACGGCAATACACCTTCCAAGGCGTGACGTGACGCGCTGTATCTCTTAATATTACATAGGTTTCTCAACTTTCACACCAACCAGGGTCACTTCCTTCGGGCAAAACAGCTTGAATTCACCCTTACATCCAAATCTATCGTTCAGGAAAAAATTGACATCTGCTGGactatttatatctttaaatctTGTGCTGGCNNNNNNNNNNNNNNNNNNNNNNNNNNNNNNNNNNNNNNNNNNNNNNNNNNNNNNNNNNNNNNNNNNNNNNNNNNNNNNcacttttaaaaaaaatcttcctNNNNNNNNNNNNNNNNNNNNNNNNNNNNNNNNNNNNNNNNNNNNNNNNNNNNNNNNNNNNNNNNNNNNNNNNNNNNNNNNNNNNNNNNNNNNNNNNNNNNNNNTCGATGAGGCCATGTNNNNNNNNNNNNNNNNNNNNNNNNNNNNNNNNNNNNNNNNNNNNNNNNNNNNNNNNNNNNNNNNNNNNNNNNNNNNNNNNNNNNNNNNNNNNNNNNNNNNNNNNNNNNNNNNNNNNNNNNNNNNNNNNNNNNNNNNNNNNNNNNNNNNNNNNNNNNNNNNNNNNNNNNNNNNNNNNNNNNNNNNNNNNNNNNNNNNNNNNNNNNNNNNNNNNNNNNNNNNNNNNNNNNNNNNNNNNNNNNNNNNNNNNNNNNNNNNNNNNNNNNNNNNNNNNNNNNNNNNNNNNNNNNNNNNNNNNNNNNNNNNNNNNNNNNNNNNNNNNNNNNNNNNNNNNNNNNNNNNNNNNNNNNNNNNNNNNNNNNNNNNNNNNNNNNNNNNNNNNNNNNNNNNNNNNNNNNNNNNNNNNNNNNNNNNNNNNNNNNNNNNNNNNNNNNNNNNNNNNNNNNNNNNNNNNNNNNNNNNNNNNNNNNNNNNNNNNNNNNNNNNNNNNNNNNNNNNNNNNNNNNNNNNNNNNNNNNNNNNNNNNNNNNNNNNNNNNNNNNNNNNNNNNNNNNNNNNNNNNNNNNNNNNNNNNNNNNNNNNNNNNNNNNNNNNNNNNNNNNNNNNNNNNNNNNNNNNNNNNNNNNNNNNNNNNNNNNNNNNNNNNNNNNNNNNNNNNNNNNNNNNNNNNNNNNNNNNNNNNNNNNNNNNNNNNNNNNNNNNNNNNNNNNNNNNNNNNNNNNNNNNNNNNNNNNNNNNNNNNNNNNNNNNNNNNNNNNNNNNNNNNNNNNNNNNNNNNNNNNNNNNNNNNNNNNNNNNNNNNNNNNNNNNNNNNNNNNNNNNNNNNNNNNNNNNNNNNNNNNNNNNNNNNNNNNNNNNNNNNNNNNNNNNNNNNNNNNNNNNNNNNNNNNNNNNNNNNNNNNNNNNNNNNNNNNNNNNNNNNNNNNNNNNNNNNNNNNNNNNNNNNNNNNNNNNNNNNNNNNNNNNNNNNNNNNNNNNNNNNNNNNNNNNNNNNNNNNNNNNNNNNNNNNNNNNNNNNNNNNNNNNNNNNNNNNNNNNNNNNNNNNNNNNNNNNNNNNNNNNNNNNNNNNNNNNNNNNNNNNNNNNNNNNNNNNNNNNNNNNNNNNNNNNNNNNNNNNNNNNNNNNNNNNNNNNNNNNNNNNNNNNNNNNNNNNNNNNNNNNNNNNNNNNNNNNNNNNNNNNNNNNNNNNNNNNNNNNNNNNNNNNNNNNNNNNNNNNNNNNNNNNNNNNNNNNNNNNNNNNNNNNNNNNNNNNNNNNNNNNNNNNNNNNNNNNNNNNNNNNNNNNNNNNNNNNNNNNNNNNNNNNNNNNNNNNNNNNNNNNNNNNNNNNNNNNNNNNNNNNNNNNNNNNNNNNNNNNNNNNNNNNNNNNNNNNNNNNNNNNNNNNNNNNNNNNNNNNNNNNNNNNNNNNNNNNNNNNNNNNNNNNNNNNNNNNNNNNNNNNNNNNNNNNNNNNNNNNNNNNNNNNNNNNNNNNNNNNNNNNNNNNNNNNNNNNNNNNNNNNNNNNNNNNNNNNNNNNNNNNNNNNNNNNNNNNNNNNNNNNNNNNNNNNNNNNNNNNNNNNNNNNNNNNNNNNNNNNNNNNNNNNNNNNNNNNNNNNNNNNNNNNNNNNNNNNNNNNNNNNNNNNNNNNNNNNNNNNNNNNNNNNNNNNNNNNNNNNNNNNNNNNNNNNNNNNNNNNNNNNNNNNNNNNNNNNNNNNNNNNNNNNNNNNNNNNNNNNNNNNNNNNNNNNNNNNNNNNNNNNNNNNNNNNNNNNNNNNNNNNNNNNNNNNNNNNNNNNNNNNNNNNNNNNNNNNNNNNNNNNNNNNNNNNNNNNNNNNNNNNNNNNNNNNNNNNNNNNNNNNNNNNNNNNNNNNNNNNNNNNNNNNNNNNNNNNNNNNNNNNNNNNNNNNNNNNNNNNNNNNNNNNNNNNNNNNNNNNNNNNNNNNNNNNNNNNNNNNNNNNNNNNNNNNNNNNNNNNNNNNNNNNNNNNNNNNNNNNNNNNNNNNNNNNNNNNNNNNNNNNNNNNNNNNNNNNNNNNNNNNNNNNNNNNNNNNNNNNNNNNNNNNNNNNNNNNNNNNNNNNNNNNNNNNNNNNNNNNNNNNNNNNNNNNNNNNNNNNNNNNNNNNNNNNNNNNNNNNNNNNNNNNNNNNNNNNNNNNNNNNNNNNNNNNNNNNNNNNNNNNNNNNNNNNNNNNNNNNNNNNNNNNNNNNNNN
This window harbors:
- the LOC119585534 gene encoding uncharacterized protein LOC119585534, whose protein sequence is MRRTSSGMKWFHSYCLLLENVCRIHWGLAHLSLCSGMRVCELARANLNEAQRRMKAWYDSGAQSRSFSPGEKVMVFLPVPWQSLKACYFGPCIVEKKLSDLNYVIQTPGKRKQSRLCHMKDETRYLLENGIIETCECLEFPMYTSTQG